The DNA segment CATCGGGGTCGACAGGTCCATCGGCATGAAAAGAGGAAGCCGGTCCAGGTAGGCCTTGCCGCCGGCGCGGTCCTGGGTGCGCTTGAAGATCTCCAGGAAGTGGTCGTCGAAGAAGAAGACCCACACGTACCAGTCGGTGATCAGGGAGAGCGCGGGACCGTCGCATTCGGGGTGGGTGTAGGCGCAGAGCAGGCCGTAGTCGTGCGCGTCCAGATCGGCCTGCTCCCAGATCCCGGATCCCTCCAGCATGCCCATCTCGCGCGCCCACTCGGTCGAATGGGCGCGGGCCTCCTCGACATGTGGGTTCAGCCGCGCGGGATACGGCATGTAGAAGTGCGGGAGTTCGAAGGGCTGCTGCGTCATGGGCGGGCCCTACCCGTGGGCCCCAACGGCCATCCGCGGCGCGGGACATGATCACACCATCGCGTGAATCGCGGGTGAATCCGGGAGTTCTCGACGGGCCTTGCGGCGTTCATCTCTACGCGCGCAGACTTTTCGAGCTTCCTGTCCCCCGTGTCCCCCTCCCTCCCCGGAGTCGCGATGAACCACACCGGATCACTCTCCCGCCGCACGGCACTCGCCTCCCTGGCCGGGGCGGCGCTGGCCACGACCGCGGCGTTCCCGGCCTCGGCGGCCGAGCGGCACGGCCGCCGGTCCATACGGTTCGCCACCTTCAACGCCTCTCTGAACCGCGGCACCGAGGGCGCGCTGATCACCGATCTGTCCACGCCGGACAACGCCCAGGCGCGCAATGCCGCCGAGACCATCCAGCGGGTCGACCCGGACATCCTGCTGATCAACGAGTTCGACTACGACGAGCGGGGCAAGGCGGTCCGTCTGTTCCTGCGCAACTACCTGTCCGTCGGCCACAACGGAGCCAAGCCAGTCCGCTTCCCGTACCACTTCACCGGTCCGGTGAACACGGGCGTCGCCTCCGGCGTGGACCTCGACGGGAAGAACGACGCGGTCACGACGCCCGGTTCGGACGCCTACGGGCAGGACGCCTATGGCTACGGCTGGTTCCCGGGGCAATACGGCATGGTCGTCCTGTCGAAGTACCCGATCGACACGCGCGCGGTGCGCACCTTCCAGCGCTTCCTGTGGCGGGACATGCCGGGCCACGTGATGCCTCCGGGCTACTACAGCGACGAGGCCCGCGCGATCCTCCGCCTGTCGTCGAAGAGCCACTGGGACGTGCCGGTGTGCATCGGCCACTCCACCGTGCACTTCCTGGTGTCGCACCCGACGCCGCCCACCTTCGACGGCACCGAGGACCGCAACGGCCGCCGCAACCACGACGAGATCCGGCTGTGGGCCGACTACATCGGCGGACGCCGGCGCAGCTCCTACCTCTACGACGACAAGGGTGTGCGCGGCGGACTGCGATCCGGGGCACGGTTCGTGATCGCGGGCGACAACAACGCCGACCCGCACGACGGCGACAGCTACGCCCACGCGATCCGGCAGCTGCTCGACCACCCGGCGGTGAACCTCCCGGCCACCCCGCCGGCCAGCGCGGGCGGCGTCGAGGCGGCGAAGCTCCAGGGCGGCGCCAACACCTCGCACCTCGGCAACCCGGCGTACGACACGTCCGACTTCGGCGACACCGCTCCCGGGAACCTGCGCGTCGACTACGTCATCCCGTCCAGGGGCCTGATACCGGGCGCGAACGGCGTCTTCTGGCCGACCTCCGACGACCCGCTGTACCGGCTGGTGGGAGACGGGAAGACGGTGCCGACGTCCGACCACCGGCTGGTGTGGCAGGACGTGCGCGTGGGCTGAGCTGAGCGGCCCGGGCACGGCAGGTGGCGGTGGCTCTCGGACGCCCTACCTGTTGCGCACCGCCCGCCCCACCTCCGACCTCAGTGCGACGAACTCCGCGAGACCCCGGGTCGTGATCTGGTCCCGGGTGCCGGGGAGTTCGACGGGCAGGTCCAGGACGATCTTGGCGCCCGGCCCCGGGGACAGGACGACGACGCGGTCGCCCAGGTACACGCTCTCGTCGATGTCATGGGTGACGAAGACGATCGTCGTGCCGTCGGTGCGGTGGACCTCCAATAGGAGGTCCTCCAGGTCCTCGCGGGTCTGCGCGTCCAGGGAGCCGAAGGGTTCGTCCATGAGAAGCAGGGAGGGGCGGCAGACCAGGGCACGGGCGATCGCCACGCGTTGCTGCATGCCGCCCGACAGCTGCCAGGGGTGGCGGCGGGTCGTGTCGGTGAGGCCGACCCGGGCCAGGATGCGGTCGGCCTCGGCCCGGCGCTCCGCTCTCGGCAGGCCCCTGCGGCGTAGCGGGAGCGCGACGTTCTCCCGGACCGTGAGCCAGGGGTAGAGGGAGCGGGCGTAGTCCTGGAAGACGACGGCGAGATTGTCGGGGACACCGCGCACGGGTGTGCCGTCCAGGGTGATCGTGCCGTCGTACGCAGGCAGCAGCCCCGCGACGGTCCGCAGAAGCGTCGACTTTCCGCAGCCGGACGGGCCCACCACGCACAGGAGTTGGCCGTCCGGCACGGTGAGGGTGATGTCGTGCAGAACCTGGTGGTCGCCGTAGTGCTGGCCGACCTCGTCTAGGCGGAGCATGGAAGTCCCTGCGCAGAGGTTGTAGGGGGCGTGCGGGTCATGGGGTCGTCGTCCTCCCTGTGCCGACGAGCCGCTTCTCGACTGCCATCAGGCCGGTGTTGAGGAGATAGCCGAGGGCGCCGAGCAGGACGAGCGCCGCCCAGACAGTGAGCAGGTCGGAGCGGGACTGGGCGTCGGTGAGGGTGAAGCCGATGCCGTTCGCGGTGCCGGGAAGCAGTTCCGAGAACACCATGAGGATGAGGGAGAGCGACAGGCTCAGGCGCAGCCCGGCGAAGATGCGGGGCAGCGCGGAGGGGAGGATCAGGAAGCGGAGCCGTTCGGCCGGGGTGAGGCGCAGGACCGCGGCGACTTCGAGGCGGAGCGGGTCGGTGTTGCCGGCCCCGTCCGCCGTGTTGATCAGCACGGGCCAGACGGCGCTGAAGACGATCGACGCGATCTGCATCGGCGTACCGAAGTCGAGGAGCACCACGAAGACGGGGACCAGGGCGGGCGGCGGGACGGCGCGGGCGAACTGCAGGACTGGGTCGCAGAGGGCGTACACGCGTCGCGAGCGGCCGATGGCGACACCGAGTGCGATCCCGGCGACGGCGGCGATCCCGAATCCGGCGGTCATCCGGCCGAGGCTGGGCAGGATGTCGGCGACCGCGGCCTCGGTGAGGAAGACGTGCCGGGCAGGGCCCGAGAACCAGAGCTCGTGGGCGCGCCCCGCGATCTCGGCGGGCGGCGGGAAGTAGACGCTGCCGTGAACTCGGGCGACCAGTTGCCAGACGGCCACGGCGAAGGCGAGGACGAGCCAGCGGAGCAGGGCGTGTCGCACGTGGGCGGGGGCGAGGGCGCGGCGGACGAGGGGGACCAGGGCGCTACGCGGAGGGGGCCGACGTCGGCCGGGGGGTGCGGCGCGTTCGGATGCGGTGGTGCGGGGCTCGTTCATGCAGGGTCCTCGCGGGGCGATGCGGGGAGTGTTCGGTGTGTGCGCCGCAGTCGACGGGCTCGGGGGTCGGTTTGTGTGGACGGCCGTTGTGTGGACGGCTGCGGAGCCGGCGGTCGCGGGGTTGGCGGTGGGGGTGTGTGGATTGCGGGGGGGGGCGAGGGTGCCTGACACGGGTGCGTGGGTTGCGGCGGCGAGGGCGCCTGACACGGGTGCGTGGCGTGCCCCACGGCCAGCCATCCCCCGACTCACCGCACCCAACACCCGCCACCCCACGCCCCCTTCACGCCACACCCCGCCGCCCTGGCGTCCACGGAAACAGCCTTCGCTCTCCCCACACCAGGACCCCGTTGATGACCAGCCCGAGCACGCCCGCCCACACCACTCCCGCCAGCACATCGCGTGTGCCGTCCGTAGCCAGTCCTGCCTGGGCGATGAAGATGCCGAGTCCTTCGCCGAAACCGGAGAGGATCTCCGTAGCGACGGCCAGGATGAGGGCGACCGCCGCCGAGATGCGGATGCCGGCGGCGATGAAGGGGGCCGTGCCGGGCAGTTCGACGCGCAGGAGGACGGCGAGGCGGCCGAAGCCGAAGGCGCGGAGGGTGTCCTTGGCCAGGGGGTCGGTCTCACCGAGGCCGTAGACGGTGTTGAAGAGGATCGGCCAGACCGAGGCGTACGTCACCAGGGCGACCTTGGTTTCGGTGCCGGAGCCGAGCAGCAGGGAGACCAACGGGATCAGGGCGACGGACGGCAGCGGCCGCAGGAACTCGACGATCGCGCGGACGGCGGCGTCGACGACCGGCACGCTCCCGAGGACCAGCCCGACCGGCACGGCGATGACGCACGCGAGGCCCAGCCCGAGCACCCAGGCGCGCAGGGTGGCACCGATGCCGTCCAGGAAGACCGGATCACCCGCCAACGCCACTGCTCGCGTCAGGACTTCGGAGGCGGGCGGAAGGTAGTCGCGCCGCACGAGACCCGCACGGGAGACCGCCTCGCAGGCGCCGAAGGCAAGCAGCACGCCCAAGGTGCCCAGGAGAAACTGCTCCTGACGGCCTTTCGATGTCACGTCACTTGACCATCAGCGTCGCCGGATCGATCGGCTTCTTCAGCATCCCGTGCTTCTTCATGAGATCCGTCAGCCGGGTGAGCTGCGTGGCGTCCATGGTGGGCGGAAAAAGGGGCAGATCGATCGACTCGGCCTGCCTGTCGGTCACTTTGGTGTAGGTCGGCAGCGTGTCCCGCACAACGGCCGGGTCTTCCTCGGCGATCTGCACAGCCGCCTTGATGGCCCGCTGAAAGGCCGCCAGTGTCTTGCCGTTCCCGTCGGCGAACTTGCCCGTGCTGATGTAGCCGCTGAGCGGGATCGACTCCACCGGCGCGGACGAGCCGTCGATGAGGACCCTGGCCTTCAACTCGTCCTGAATGGCGCTGTCGTAGGGCTCGACCGCGTGCACGGCGTCGACCTGTCCCTTGTCCAGGGCGGCACCCATCTGCGGGAAGGGAATCGCCCGGTAGACGGGGCGGCCCACGCCCTGCTTCTCCAGGATCTCGTCGAAGGTGAGCGACTGGACGTTGTTCAGGACGTTGACCGCGAGCTTCCTGCCCTGGAGGTCGGCGACGGTCTTGATGTCCGAGCCCTCGGGCACCAGCACGTCCATCATGCGCGGCGCCGCCCTGATCGCCTCGGCGACGATCCGGATGTCGAGGGTGCCCTTCTCGTGGGCCTGCAGGTAGGTGACGTAGTTCGCGCTCGCGACCATGTCGATCTGGCCCTTGGCCAGGGCCGGCAGCGCCTGGAGACTCTGCTGGATCTGCTGGATGCGGACGTCGAGGCCTTCCTCCTCGAACAGACCACGGTCTCGCGCGATATAGAGGGCGGCACAGTCGATCAGCGGCAGTGCGGCCACCGTGACGGTCTCCCGCCCGCCGGCGCCGGACGAGGATTCCCCGTCGTCCCCGCAGGCCGTGACCGCCATCAGCATGAGGGTGGCCGCGGCGGCAGCGGCTGTCCTCGTTCCCGAGCGCAATTGACGTAACGCCATGACGACATGACTAGCAAGATTTTGTCATGATCACCACATGCAGGAGGGGAACCCGGACACGTCATCTGTCGGTCTTCACCGATATACGCCACCTTGGTCGCATGACCTCTGCGCGCGGACGGCCCGCACGAAAGCGAGCAGGCGTGACGGCGCACCAAGCACCCCCCGTCCCCGACATCCCCGACGTCTTCGACCCTCGCCAGTACGCCGCCGGCGTGCCCCACGACGCCTACCGCATCCTGCGCGACCACCACCCCGTGGCCCGGCAGGACGAACCCGAGGTGCTGGGCTGGCCGGCCGGACCCGGGTTCTGGGCCGTGACCCGGCACGCCGACGTCGTACGCGTGCTCAAGGACTCGGCGACGTACTCCTCGCACATCGGCGCGACCCAGATCCGGGACCCCGACCCGGACGACCTGCCCTTCATCCGCCGCATGATGCTCAATCAGGACCCACCGGGACACGGTCGCTTGAGGCGGCTGGTGAGCCGGGCCTTCACGCCCGGCCGCGTGGACCGTTTCACGAGGGTCGCCGAGGCGCGCGCCCGCACGCTCCTCGCGCACGCCCTGGAGACCGCGCGAACGGCGGACGGCACCGTCGATCTCGTCACCGCCGTGACCGACGACTACGCCCTGCTCAACCTCGCCGACCTGCTGGGCGTGCCGGAGGCCGACCGCAAGCTGCTGCTGCACTGGACGCGGCGGGTCATCGGCTACCAGGACCCCGACGAGGCGGGCACCCCGGTGCTCGACGCCGACGGCAGGCCGGTCAATCCGCGGTCGCCCGCGATGCTGCGGGACATGTTCGGGTACGCCCAGCAACTGGCCGCGCACAAGCGGCGCCACCCCGACGACGACGTCATGACCACCCTCGCCCATGACGCCGAACTCGCGGGACCCGAGCTGGAGATGTTCTTCTTCCTGCTCACGGTGGCGGGCAACGACACCGTCCGCAGCGCGGCGCCGGGCGGGCTGCTGGCGCTGGCGGAGCACCCGGAGTCGTACGACCGACTGCGGACGGGCCAGGTGGAACTGCCCTCCGCAGTCGACGAGTTGCTGCGCTGGCATCCCCCGGTCCTCACCTTCCGCCGCACTGCCGCACAGGACACGGAGCTCGCCGGCCGGCTCATCCGTGCGGGCGACAAGGTGGTCGTCTTCCACGCATCCGCCAACCGTGACGAACGGGCCTTCGCCGGCCCCGACCGGCTGGACCTGTCCCGCACGCCCAACCCGCACGTGTCCTTCGGCGACGGCCCGCACGTCTGTCTGGGCGCCCACTTCGCCCGGCTCCAGCTGCGGGTGCTCTACCGAGAGGTCCTGCGGGTACTGCCCGTCCTCAGGACCGCGGGAGAGCCCAAGCGGCTGGTGTCGAACTTCATCAACGGGCTCAAGTACCTGCCGGTGCAGGTCAGTTGAGCCGGAGTGAGTCGACGGCCCGAGGTCGTCACGTCCGCACCTGGATCAGTGCATGCGTCCCGCCCGTCCGCCACTTCTGCCCCTCCGCCGCCACCAGCGCCGTCTCCGTACGGGCGTCCAGGCCGGTGATCACGTCGGACTTCAGGGTGCGCAGGGCGGCCACCGGGCCGGGGAAGTACGCGGTGACGTCGGCGAACGGCGTGGTCGGCGGCCAAAGGCGGTCGCCGACCAGGCGCCGGTAGTTGAGGTCGCCCTTGACGATGGTGATCGTGGCCGCGGCGAGCTCGTCGCGGAGGTCGCCGGGCATCGCTGCGTACGGCAGCGGGGCGCACGAGAAGGGGTGGGCGCGGACGGTGAGGCGGCCGTCCGTCATCGCCGACCAGAGGACCTGACCGTACGTCGCGGCCACGCCCTGCGCCGCGGTCAGCCTGCGCAGGGCGTCGAGCACGTCGGCGTGCGTGGCGTCGGAGACGTAGTACGGGTACGCCTTGATGTGCAGGACGGCCCGGCCGATCCGCCCCTGGGTGAGGAGGTGGGCGATGAGGAGCAGGTCGGGGACGAGTTCACGGCCCGCGTTGTCGGCGATCAGACACAGCGTGGCGGAGCCGGACGGCGGGAACAGGGACCAGAAGGTCTCGCTGTCGTCGGCCACGAGGGGCGGGGTGTCCGAGGATCCCTCGTCGTGTGCGGCCGACAGACGGAAGCCGAGGTCGGCTCGGTTGCCCC comes from the Streptomyces sp. NBC_00443 genome and includes:
- a CDS encoding endonuclease/exonuclease/phosphatase family protein, with product MNHTGSLSRRTALASLAGAALATTAAFPASAAERHGRRSIRFATFNASLNRGTEGALITDLSTPDNAQARNAAETIQRVDPDILLINEFDYDERGKAVRLFLRNYLSVGHNGAKPVRFPYHFTGPVNTGVASGVDLDGKNDAVTTPGSDAYGQDAYGYGWFPGQYGMVVLSKYPIDTRAVRTFQRFLWRDMPGHVMPPGYYSDEARAILRLSSKSHWDVPVCIGHSTVHFLVSHPTPPTFDGTEDRNGRRNHDEIRLWADYIGGRRRSSYLYDDKGVRGGLRSGARFVIAGDNNADPHDGDSYAHAIRQLLDHPAVNLPATPPASAGGVEAAKLQGGANTSHLGNPAYDTSDFGDTAPGNLRVDYVIPSRGLIPGANGVFWPTSDDPLYRLVGDGKTVPTSDHRLVWQDVRVG
- a CDS encoding ABC transporter ATP-binding protein — protein: MLRLDEVGQHYGDHQVLHDITLTVPDGQLLCVVGPSGCGKSTLLRTVAGLLPAYDGTITLDGTPVRGVPDNLAVVFQDYARSLYPWLTVRENVALPLRRRGLPRAERRAEADRILARVGLTDTTRRHPWQLSGGMQQRVAIARALVCRPSLLLMDEPFGSLDAQTREDLEDLLLEVHRTDGTTIVFVTHDIDESVYLGDRVVVLSPGPGAKIVLDLPVELPGTRDQITTRGLAEFVALRSEVGRAVRNR
- a CDS encoding ABC transporter permease, which codes for MNEPRTTASERAAPPGRRRPPPRSALVPLVRRALAPAHVRHALLRWLVLAFAVAVWQLVARVHGSVYFPPPAEIAGRAHELWFSGPARHVFLTEAAVADILPSLGRMTAGFGIAAVAGIALGVAIGRSRRVYALCDPVLQFARAVPPPALVPVFVVLLDFGTPMQIASIVFSAVWPVLINTADGAGNTDPLRLEVAAVLRLTPAERLRFLILPSALPRIFAGLRLSLSLSLILMVFSELLPGTANGIGFTLTDAQSRSDLLTVWAALVLLGALGYLLNTGLMAVEKRLVGTGRTTTP
- a CDS encoding damage-control phosphatase ARMT1 family protein, which codes for MPERSDTPPASVLLGNEPGSFPHSVLAERHPAIIRQVRESFPYGPEQRRALDALLASCITGVIEPLPADAHDRDRWTAWDADAHTGRSWFDVPWLWSESYFYRQLLEAVRYFTPGPWQGIDPFRPSKTAELDASETDEELAALDDLADRPADEQDRALLHGSLWGNRADLGFRLSAAHDEGSSDTPPLVADDSETFWSLFPPSGSATLCLIADNAGRELVPDLLLIAHLLTQGRIGRAVLHIKAYPYYVSDATHADVLDALRRLTAAQGVAATYGQVLWSAMTDGRLTVRAHPFSCAPLPYAAMPGDLRDELAAATITIVKGDLNYRRLVGDRLWPPTTPFADVTAYFPGPVAALRTLKSDVITGLDARTETALVAAEGQKWRTGGTHALIQVRT
- a CDS encoding ABC transporter permease: MTSKGRQEQFLLGTLGVLLAFGACEAVSRAGLVRRDYLPPASEVLTRAVALAGDPVFLDGIGATLRAWVLGLGLACVIAVPVGLVLGSVPVVDAAVRAIVEFLRPLPSVALIPLVSLLLGSGTETKVALVTYASVWPILFNTVYGLGETDPLAKDTLRAFGFGRLAVLLRVELPGTAPFIAAGIRISAAVALILAVATEILSGFGEGLGIFIAQAGLATDGTRDVLAGVVWAGVLGLVINGVLVWGERRLFPWTPGRRGVA
- a CDS encoding ABC transporter substrate-binding protein, with product MAVTACGDDGESSSGAGGRETVTVAALPLIDCAALYIARDRGLFEEEGLDVRIQQIQQSLQALPALAKGQIDMVASANYVTYLQAHEKGTLDIRIVAEAIRAAPRMMDVLVPEGSDIKTVADLQGRKLAVNVLNNVQSLTFDEILEKQGVGRPVYRAIPFPQMGAALDKGQVDAVHAVEPYDSAIQDELKARVLIDGSSAPVESIPLSGYISTGKFADGNGKTLAAFQRAIKAAVQIAEEDPAVVRDTLPTYTKVTDRQAESIDLPLFPPTMDATQLTRLTDLMKKHGMLKKPIDPATLMVK
- a CDS encoding cytochrome P450 encodes the protein MTAHQAPPVPDIPDVFDPRQYAAGVPHDAYRILRDHHPVARQDEPEVLGWPAGPGFWAVTRHADVVRVLKDSATYSSHIGATQIRDPDPDDLPFIRRMMLNQDPPGHGRLRRLVSRAFTPGRVDRFTRVAEARARTLLAHALETARTADGTVDLVTAVTDDYALLNLADLLGVPEADRKLLLHWTRRVIGYQDPDEAGTPVLDADGRPVNPRSPAMLRDMFGYAQQLAAHKRRHPDDDVMTTLAHDAELAGPELEMFFFLLTVAGNDTVRSAAPGGLLALAEHPESYDRLRTGQVELPSAVDELLRWHPPVLTFRRTAAQDTELAGRLIRAGDKVVVFHASANRDERAFAGPDRLDLSRTPNPHVSFGDGPHVCLGAHFARLQLRVLYREVLRVLPVLRTAGEPKRLVSNFINGLKYLPVQVS